The DNA segment TACTCCGCTGGATCTGAATAATAATAACAGATCAGAATTTGCAAAAGAATTGATGAGTGAAAAATCAACGGATATCTCACCAAAATTTCTTGATTTCAAAAAAGATATGCAGAGTTTCAAGCTTCCAAATAAAAATGATGTCTTTTATATAAAAAATACAACATCAGATATATTTAAGCTGGCATATGTTATTGACAGGGGTTCTTACAATGACAGAGACCTGAAAATAGCATTGGATTATCTGAATTATCTTGGAACTGATAAATATACACCGGAAGAATTCGGGGAAGAGCTTTATAAAAATGCTTTAAATATATCTGTGGACATGAATTCGGAAAATGTAATAATTGTACTCAGCGGTTTGGACAAGTCATTTGAAAACGGTGTGGATATTCTTCAGAACTATCTGCTGAATGCCAAGGCTGACAGCGAAATATACAAAAATTATGCTGATGACCTTATTACAGGAAAAAATGAGGTAAAGAAAAATAAAAATGTAACAATTAACGGTATAAGCAACTATATCATGTACGGGGCAAAAAATCCTTTTAATGATGTTCCGTCGAATGAAGATATAAAAAATATGAACCCTGAAGAACTTGTTAAAAAAATAAGAGATTTATTTAATTATAAACATGAGGTTTTTTATTTCGGCCCAAGAGAAATGAATACGCTGAAAACGCCGTTGAATAATAATCTTGAAGTGAAAAATCCAAAAACAGAAAAAGCTCCTGATAAATATAAAGAACAGAATATAACAGGTAATAAGATTTATTATGCTGATTATGACAGTATCCAGAATGATATTATGATTCTGAGTAAAGAAGGTAAATTTACACTGGAAACACTGCCGTATTCTATGGTTTACAGCACATTATATTCTGAAGGTCTTTCATCTATACCTTTTCAGAAACTGAGAGAAGGAAAAGCCCTTGCTTACAGTGCTTATTCATATATAAAGTCACCGGATAAAAGAGATAATTCATTTTATCTGATATCTTACATAGGAACACAGTCTGATAAAACAGATGATGCGATTAGTTCATTTAAGGGGCTTCTTGATAATTTTGTAGTAACAGAAGGTCAATTTAATGAAGCTAAAGAACTGATCCTTAAAAATATAGAAAACCAGAGAATAATAAAAGATGATGTATATCAGGCATATCTGGGTAATAAAAGACTTGGACTTAAAGATGATCCGAGAAAATATGTATACAGCAAGGTAAAAAGCATGACTTACCAAGAATTTAAGACTTTCTTTGAGCAGAATATTTCTAATCAAAAATATAATATGATAATTATAGGAAAAAAGGAAAATATTCTGAAATCGGATCTTGAAAAATATGGTACTTTAAAAGAATTAAAGCTTGAAGAGATATTTGGTTATTAGAAATTTTCTTTAAATAAAAAAACTGGGAAACTATCCTGCTGATATAATAAAGCAGGCAGCAGAATAAGATAAAAATAAGCTGTATCAAAATTTTTTGATACAGCTTTTCATTTTTAACAAAAAGAATTATTTTGGTTTACGGCTGATCAGAATATCATCAAATATCAATGTTACAGGATAACCTGTTTCATCTTTTAGTTCAATCCAATTATTGACATCACCGGATTCGCAATCATTCATTATATGATATTCGGAATAGCCGGTCTTCATATCCGGCAGTTTGATAAAATCATATTCTTTAGGATGTTCAAGTCCTAATTCATTTATCTTTTCAAGCCATGCAACTGCTGTGTCTGTTTCTATTTTGTCTTTTATTTTAGTATTATCCCCTGATTTAATCTCCATAAGAAGAGAACTTCGTCTTTCCTTCAGATATTTTATAATAGATTCCATTTTTATCACCTGACATAAATTTTATAATTTAAATATTGAGATTATATCACATTAAGTAAAGCTAGATCAATATATTTAATTTCTTCAGACGGTATAATTTTGTCATGAAACAGTTGATGTCTTAGAAATATTATAATATTGCTTTGATTAAGAAACTAATAAAAAAAGTTGACAATAACCCCTTTTGGGTTTAAATTATAAATAGAAACTAAATACTGATATATTTGCTTTGAAAGGGGAGAAGTATGAAAAACTTTATTTTGGGACTGCAATGGATGCTTTTTATAATAGCGGCATCAATAGCAGTTCCAATTTCAATATCTGACTTATTTGCACTGAATCAGCAGGAAACACTTACATTAATGCAAAATACACTTTTTATCCTGGGTGTAGCGGGGTGTATACAGGGGTTTTTCGGGCATAAAATGCCCATATCGGAAAGTCCGGCCGGTTTGTGGTGGAGTGTTTTGAGTATTTACAGCGGTGTTATAGCAGCAGGTTATGCTACAAATGTGGAAGTTCTACAGATTTTTTCGGGTGGTATGATATTCAGCGGAGTATTATTTGTAATTTTTTCAGCTACGGGTTTAATCGAGAAGAGTTCTGTTATTTTTACTCCTACAGTAACTTTTATATATCTTATTTTACTTACACTACAGCTGAGCGGAACATTTGTAAAAGGCATTGCGGGAATAAATGCACAGAATCAGGAAATAGATATATTAACGGCAGTTTTGAGCATAGCGGTAATTATGCTGACATTTATTCTCGGCAGTTCAAAGAATAGAAAGATAAGACAGTTTTCAGTTTTATTAAGTATAGGAATTGGGTGGATCATATTCATAATTTTTCATAAAAACGGAACAGTTATATTTGAGGATAAAATAATGAATATTCCCAGACCGCTGGCATTCGGTATTCCGAAATTTGATATGGGAATGGCGTCTACAGCTTTTTTTATAACATTTTTATTAATAATGAATATGCTTGCCTCTATAAATATTATGGGAAACATAACAGGCGATAACGAGCAGAAGTTAATGAAGAAATATAAAAGATCAGGTTTTGTCTCAGGAATAAATCAGATTTTGGGCGGTACATTTAATACTGTAGGAACAGTGCCGATTTCCAGTTCGGCAGGTTTTGTAGCTCAAATCGGCGAAAAATCAATGATTCCTTATTTGCTGGGATGTATATTTGTGAGCTTTGTTTCATTATTCCCGAAGTTTATAAACATTATGGCGGCCTTACCTGCTGCAATTGGCTATTCTGTCACTTTTGTACTTTTTTCGAAAATGATAAGCATGGCGTTATTTGAATTGAAAAAGATTATTGATGCAGAGCATTCATACACAATAATCGGAATCAGCCTCTTAACAGGTGTGGGAATATTATTTTTACCGCATTCAGCGTTAAATAAGCTGCCTTCTGTGGTTTCGGCTTTTGCAGGAAACGGGCTGATAGCCGGATCGGTTTTAGGTGTGGTACTAGAACAAGTATATTTATTCAAAAAACGCAGAGCAGTGAAAAAAATTTAAGTGATAAATATAAATAATATTATAGATTAAATAATTTTAGAAAAACATTCAAATATAAGAAAAGGAGATAACCATGAAAAATATAATTTTTTTTGATGTAGACGGAACACTTCTGGATCACTCAATAGGGATGGATAATATCCCAGAGCAGACAAAAGAGGCAATAGACCTTTTGGATAAGACCGGGAATTATTGTGTGGTTGCCACTGCAAGAACCAATCTTACAGAAGAACTAAAAAAACTTCCTTTTTCAGGAATGGTTTTATCAAACGGTAATTATATTGAATTTCTTGGAAATGAGATACACAGCAGGTTTTTTTCACAGGAACAGCTGATTAATCTCATGGATATGGTAAAAAAGTTTAACGGAGCATATATAATGGGCGGATATCATGACATATTAGTCAGTGATGCCAATGATTTTCTTATACATGAACATGATAAAATATATGGAAAACCTGATTACAGACCGGGAATTCCCGTTAATGAAAAAATTAATGCGGTAACAGCACTTTTTCATGATAAAAAAGATCTGTACAATACTATAGAAAATCTGCCGTCAGACTGGGTCTATCATATTTATGAAAGTCCCAATACTCATATGGATATCTATCTTCCCGGATTTTCAAAGGGAACAGCTGTGAAATACCTGTATGAATATTTAGGAATACCATATGAAAAGACATATGCATTCGGAGACGGTAAAAATGACAGAGAAATGATGGAACTGGTAAAATACAGCACAGCAATGGGAAATGCAGTGGCAGAGATCAAGGACATAGCCTATATGACAACTGATAATGTGAGTAATAACGGAATATATAATGCTTTGAAGAAATATAAACTTATCTGAATTTCAGAAAAATATAAAAGGAAGCATTTCTGCTTCCATATATAAAGTATTATTTCTCTATAAAGAGTATTTTTATCTCTCTGTTTGATCTGGGACCGTCAAATTCACAAAAGTAGATTCCCTGCCATCTTCCCAAAACAGGAACACCGTTTACGACCTGTACCGTGAGATCAGAACCTATAAGTGAAGCTTTCAGATGTGAATCGCTGTTTCCTTCACTATGGTAATATCTGATATCAGGAACCAGATCATTCAGGGCATTAATAAGGTCGGCTTTTACGTCGTCGTCTGCATTTTCATTAATGGTGAGAGCAGCGGTAGTGTGGAGTACATTTAGGAAAAGTACACCGTTTCTCCACTTATTTTCCAGTATGGTATCTCTAATCAGGGATGTTACTTCAATAAATTCATTCTTTGCTGAAGAATTAACTTTTAATATCATCTAATATCACCTCTTATAATATATTATAATACATTTTTTCAAAAATAGCAGAAAAAAATATAAAATATGGAAAAATATCTTAAAGTATGGTATCTTATTTACACGAGGTGATAAAAGATGAAAGAGATTATACTGGCAGGG comes from the Sebaldella sp. S0638 genome and includes:
- a CDS encoding purine/pyrimidine permease, producing MKNFILGLQWMLFIIAASIAVPISISDLFALNQQETLTLMQNTLFILGVAGCIQGFFGHKMPISESPAGLWWSVLSIYSGVIAAGYATNVEVLQIFSGGMIFSGVLFVIFSATGLIEKSSVIFTPTVTFIYLILLTLQLSGTFVKGIAGINAQNQEIDILTAVLSIAVIMLTFILGSSKNRKIRQFSVLLSIGIGWIIFIIFHKNGTVIFEDKIMNIPRPLAFGIPKFDMGMASTAFFITFLLIMNMLASINIMGNITGDNEQKLMKKYKRSGFVSGINQILGGTFNTVGTVPISSSAGFVAQIGEKSMIPYLLGCIFVSFVSLFPKFINIMAALPAAIGYSVTFVLFSKMISMALFELKKIIDAEHSYTIIGISLLTGVGILFLPHSALNKLPSVVSAFAGNGLIAGSVLGVVLEQVYLFKKRRAVKKI
- a CDS encoding Cof-type HAD-IIB family hydrolase; the encoded protein is MKNIIFFDVDGTLLDHSIGMDNIPEQTKEAIDLLDKTGNYCVVATARTNLTEELKKLPFSGMVLSNGNYIEFLGNEIHSRFFSQEQLINLMDMVKKFNGAYIMGGYHDILVSDANDFLIHEHDKIYGKPDYRPGIPVNEKINAVTALFHDKKDLYNTIENLPSDWVYHIYESPNTHMDIYLPGFSKGTAVKYLYEYLGIPYEKTYAFGDGKNDREMMELVKYSTAMGNAVAEIKDIAYMTTDNVSNNGIYNALKKYKLI
- a CDS encoding secondary thiamine-phosphate synthase enzyme YjbQ, encoding MILKVNSSAKNEFIEVTSLIRDTILENKWRNGVLFLNVLHTTAALTINENADDDVKADLINALNDLVPDIRYYHSEGNSDSHLKASLIGSDLTVQVVNGVPVLGRWQGIYFCEFDGPRSNREIKILFIEK